Proteins found in one Candidatus Fusobacterium pullicola genomic segment:
- a CDS encoding dihydrodipicolinate synthase family protein — MRNLEKYHGVIPAFYACYDKEGNISVEGVKALTRYFIEAGVKGVYVGGSSGECIYQGKEERKVVLETIMKEAQGKLTVIAHVACNNTADSMELAAHAESLGVDAIAAIPPIYFRLPEHAIAKYWNDISSAAPNTDFVIYNIPQLAGVALTPSLYKEMLKNPRVIGVKNSSMPIQDIQTFKAIGGKDTIVFNGPDEQFIGGFMIGAEGGIGGTYGAMPKLFLKALECFQKGDYETARAIQYDVNDIITALCSCKGNMYGVIKATLKINHNIEIGGVRAPLANLVEEDMPKVEAVAKLIRDTEAKYL, encoded by the coding sequence ATGAGAAATTTAGAAAAATATCATGGAGTAATACCAGCATTCTATGCATGCTATGACAAAGAGGGGAATATAAGTGTAGAGGGAGTAAAGGCTTTAACAAGATACTTTATTGAAGCAGGAGTAAAAGGTGTATATGTTGGAGGATCATCAGGAGAGTGTATCTACCAAGGTAAAGAAGAAAGAAAAGTAGTTTTAGAAACTATAATGAAAGAAGCTCAAGGAAAATTAACAGTTATAGCTCACGTAGCTTGTAATAATACTGCAGATAGTATGGAATTAGCTGCTCATGCAGAAAGTTTAGGAGTAGATGCAATAGCTGCAATACCACCAATTTATTTCCGTTTACCAGAACATGCAATAGCAAAATATTGGAATGACATTTCAAGTGCTGCACCAAATACAGATTTCGTAATTTATAATATTCCACAACTAGCAGGAGTTGCTTTAACACCATCTTTATATAAAGAAATGTTAAAAAATCCAAGAGTAATAGGAGTTAAAAACTCATCAATGCCTATTCAAGATATTCAAACATTTAAGGCTATTGGAGGAAAGGATACAATAGTATTCAATGGTCCAGATGAACAATTCATAGGTGGGTTTATGATAGGAGCTGAAGGAGGAATAGGAGGAACTTATGGAGCTATGCCTAAGTTATTCTTAAAAGCTCTAGAGTGTTTCCAAAAAGGAGATTATGAAACAGCTCGTGCTATCCAATATGATGTAAATGATATAATAACAGCATTATGTTCTTGTAAAGGAAATATGTATGGAGTAATTAAAGCTACTTTAAAAATCAACCATAACATAGAAATTGGAGGAGTTCGTGCTCCATTAGCTAACCTTGTAGAAGAGGATATGCCAAAAGTTGAAGCTGTAGCTAAATTAATAAGAGATACAGAAGCTAAATATTTATAA
- the yvcK gene encoding uridine diphosphate-N-acetylglucosamine-binding protein YvcK, whose amino-acid sequence MNKKPKVVVIGGGSGISVMLRGLKYLPVDLTAIVSVADDGGSSGALRKEFDSPPPGDLRNVLIALSDVEPIIEDVFQYRFKEESSIGAHPLGNLLIMAMNEITGNIGDAVDRLRKLFNIRAKILPATLDNVILFGETESGKIIEGESNIPFVKERIKKVFYKNERKAPIKNLEALEDADLIVFGIGSLYTSLIPNLLLSGIKESLEKSKAKVVYVCNAMQQPGETEGYTADEHIEAICKVIGNNIIDEVVVDTRDIPEEILERYRAQNSDRVLVDKESIKSRGIKVKDRDILEIDSRGMVRHHPYKLAATLYSLIDKWEEFYV is encoded by the coding sequence GTGAATAAAAAACCGAAAGTGGTAGTTATAGGTGGGGGAAGTGGAATATCGGTAATGTTAAGAGGATTAAAGTATTTACCAGTAGATTTAACTGCTATTGTATCTGTAGCTGATGATGGAGGAAGTAGTGGAGCTTTGAGAAAAGAGTTTGATTCACCCCCACCAGGAGATTTAAGAAATGTTTTAATAGCTTTGAGTGATGTGGAGCCAATAATAGAGGATGTTTTCCAATATAGATTTAAAGAGGAGAGTTCTATTGGAGCACACCCTTTAGGAAATCTTTTAATAATGGCGATGAATGAAATAACAGGAAATATTGGAGATGCAGTTGATAGACTTAGAAAGTTGTTTAATATAAGGGCTAAGATATTACCAGCAACTTTGGATAATGTTATTCTTTTTGGAGAAACAGAAAGTGGTAAAATTATTGAGGGAGAATCAAATATACCCTTTGTTAAAGAAAGAATAAAAAAAGTTTTTTATAAAAATGAAAGAAAAGCTCCAATAAAAAATTTAGAGGCTTTAGAAGATGCTGATTTAATAGTTTTTGGAATAGGAAGCTTATATACTAGTTTAATTCCAAATTTACTATTGAGTGGAATAAAAGAGAGTTTAGAAAAGAGTAAAGCAAAAGTAGTATATGTTTGTAATGCAATGCAGCAGCCTGGAGAAACAGAGGGATATACAGCTGACGAACATATAGAGGCAATATGTAAGGTTATTGGGAATAATATTATAGATGAAGTAGTTGTTGATACTAGGGATATTCCAGAAGAGATATTGGAAAGATATAGAGCTCAGAATAGTGATAGAGTTTTAGTAGATAAAGAGAGTATAAAAAGTAGAGGGATAAAGGTAAAAGATAGAGACATTCTAGAAATTGACTCAAGAGGTATGGTAAGACATCATCCGTACAAATTAGCAGCAACATTATATTCTTTAATAGATAAATGGGAGGAGTTTTATGTTTAA